A window from Clupea harengus chromosome 14, Ch_v2.0.2, whole genome shotgun sequence encodes these proteins:
- the pfn4 gene encoding profilin-4, giving the protein MSQFHSLIYDCLIDTRHVEHAAILLPKKTIPVAASTHFKLSSQQVQMFADAFKQLTYTRENGFYFQERLFSCVRSDKNSIYSKCGGHGLLLVKTALFIIVVTYNENMYPSVCVEAVEKLAEYLRDKGK; this is encoded by the exons ATGAGTCAGTTTCATAGTCTCATCTATGACTGCCTGATTGACACAAGACACGTAGAACATGCGGCAATATTACTACCAAAAAAGACAATCCCTGTGGCGGCATCCACACACTTTAAG TTGTCGTCACAACAGGTACAAATGTTTGCGGACGCTTTCAAACAGTTGACGTATACGAGAGAGAATGGATTCTACTTTCAAGAGAGGTTATTCTCTTGTGTCCGGTCTGACAAGAATTCTATTTACTCCAAATGT GGAGGGCATGGCTTGCTGCTGGTAAAGACAGCTCTGTTCATCATTGTAGTTACATACAACGAAAACATgtaccccagtgtgtgtgtggaagcagtGGAGAAACTGG CAGAGTATTTGCGAGACAAGGGGAAATGA